ACCCGCGAAGCGTCATAAACAACGGCTTCGTATTCCGCCTTCAGGCCTTTGGTGCTTTTCAGCTTTGGCGTTGGGGCCACATCGGCCTCCAGCGTGAACGTCAATTCATCGCCGGGGTTGAAGCTTTCCAACAATCCATCGAAGCCACTGCTCAGGTCGGGCTGGCTGATGGGCTCAAGCGATTCCTGCTTAATGGCGTCACGCCAGGCGCTATCGATCAGCTTTTCTAAGGCGGTTGCTTTGATCCGGACGCCACCAAGCTGTTGCACCAACACCGAGCGAGGCACTTTTCCTTTACGGAAGCCCGGCAGGTTGATGCTGCGGCTCAGGCTTTTGATGGCCTCTTCATAGCTGGCTGTACAGCGCTCCCCAGGCACGGTCACCGTCACCGCCAAACGGCTGCTGGGGCGGGATTCGGTGGACACCTTCAGGGTGGCAGCGCTCATGGTTGTGTTGACGGCGGTTCTTGGCAGCAAACCAGCTTAAGAAACTGCCGCTCCAGCCTCTGCCCGGTATGGTGAAGGAGTGATGAATTGATGCACCGCCCTCTCTACAAATCGGCGGTAGCGATCAGTTGAGCCAACAGTTTTCAGTTCAGACGTTCGCATTACCGCTTGAAAGCAACTCTCCCTAATCGTCCGCTCAATGTTGCTGTCCTTGGCGCCAGTGGGGCTGTTGGACAGGAGCTGTTGCTCTTGCTTGAAGAGCGACAATTCCCAGTTGGCGAGTTGAAGTTGTTGGCTTCAGCCCGTTCCGCTGGGCAACAGCAAACTTGGAATGGCCGCCACCTTGTCGTGGAGGAAGTCACGGCCGAAGCCTTTCAAGGCGTGGATCTTGTTCTCGCTTCAGCGGGGGGTTCGGTGTCACGTCAATGGCGTGAAGCGATCACCAGTGCGGGAGCTCTGATGGTGGATAACTCCAGCGCCTTTCGTATGGAGGCGGAAGTTCCCCTCGTGGTTCCGGAGGTCAATCCCCAGGCGGCCCATGGGCACCAAGGGGTGATTGCTAACCCCAACTGCACGACGATTCTGCTCACGTTGGCGTTGGCTCCCCTCGCGGCGAAGCGAGCGTTGCGGCGCGTTTTGGTGAGCACCTACCAATCGGCGAGTGGTGCGGGTGCCCGCGCCATGGACGAACTCAAAGACTTATCCCGTGTGGTGCTGGATGGTGGTGTCCCCAACAGCAAGGTGCTTCCTTATTCCCTTGCTTTTAATTTGTTTCTCCACAACTCCCCTTTGCAGGACAACAGCTATTGCGAAGAGGAAATGAAAATGGTGAATGAGACACGCAAAATCATGGATCTGCCTGATTTGCGTTTTTCAGCCACATGTGTCCGGGTTCCCGTTCTCCGTGCCCATTCTGAGGCGGTGAACATTGAATTTGAACAGCCCTTTCCTGTGGATGAAGCCCGGCAACTGTTGGCTGCGGCCCCTGGCGTGGAACTGATCGAGGATCAGGCTGTTAATCGTTTTCCGATGCCCACGGATGTGACGGGAAGGGATCCCGTTGCCATCGGTCGAATTCGTCAAGACATCAGCGACCCCAATGCACTTGAACTTTGGCTTTGTGGTGACCAGATCCGAAAAGGAGCTGCTCTGAATGCCATCCAGATCGCCGAACTGTTGATTCAGAATTGATGACTCTTTCCGCCTCCTTGTCCCCTCAACCATTTGGCCGCATCGTGACGGCGATGGTGACTCCATTTGATTCCAGTGGAGCGGTTGATTTTCAGCTGGCGGCACGTCTAGCCCGTCATCTCGTGGAGCAAGGATCTGATGGTCTGTTGGTGTGCGGAACTACGGGTGAATCCCCCACCCTCAGTTGGGATGAACAGCTGAAGTTGCTGGAAGCCGTCCGAGAGGCTGTTGGTTCGAGTGCTCAGGTTTTGGCGGGTACTGGCAGCAATTCCACCTCTGAGGCCGTGAAAGCCACGCGAGAAGCGGCAGCCGTTGGTGCCGACGGCGCTTTGGTGGTGGTTCCGTATTACAACAAGCCTCCCCAGGAGGGCTTGGAAGTTCATTTCCGCGCCATTGCTGAGGCGGCACCCACGTTGCCTTTGATGCTTTACAACATTCCTGGACGAACGGGATGTCACATCGAGGCTGAAACGGTGGCCTGCTTGATGGATTGCCCCAACATCGTCAGCTTCAAGGCAGCGAGTGGCACGACCGAGGAAGTCACAGCCCTGCGCTTGGCCTGCGGCTCACGGCTCGCGATCTACAGCGGTGACGATGGACTCACCTTGCCGATGCTGTCGGTTGGTGCCGTAGGTGTGGTCAGTGTGGCCAGCCATGTGGCCGGTCCGCAGATTCGGGCCATGATTGATGCCTATGTCGAAGGCGAAGTCGGCGCTGCCCTCGCCCAGCACGAGCAACTAATTCCTCTGTTCAAGGCCTTGTTTGCCACAACGAATCCCATCCCTGTCAAAGCTGCCCTCGAGATCAATGGGTGGTCTGTCGGTGCTCCTCGTCCTCCTTTGTCCTCCTTACCTGAAGCCATGAGAACCACGTTGTCCAACACCCTGTCTGCCCTTCGTCAGACCTGACGGGTCCGGCTTAACGGCTTACGCAAACAGTTTTCCCTTACGTCTTTTTTTCATGGCTTACAACGCAAGATCCGGCAAAGAACAAGAGCCCTGCCTACGGGTGATCCCCCTGGGTGGTCTGCATGAGATCGGCAAGAACACCTGCGTGTTCGAGTACGGCGACGACCTGATGCTGGTGGATGCCGGATTGGCGTTTCCCAGTGACGGAATGCATGGTGTGAACGTGGTTTTGCCCGACACCAGCTTTCTGCGTGAGAACCAGAAACGCATTCGCGGGATGATCGTGACCCATGGCCATGAAGACCACATCGGTGGGATTGCCCATCACCTGAAGCACTTCAACATCCCCGTGATTCACGGGCCTCGACTGGCTCTGTCGATGCTCACCGGAAAGATGGATGAGGCGGGCGTCACCGACCGCACCACGTTGAAAACGGTGGCTCCGCGCGATGTGGTGAAGGTGGGACAGCATTTCTCTGTGGAGTTCATCCGCAACACCCACTCGATGGCCGACAGCTTTTCGCTGGCGATCACCACACCGGTGGGCACTGTGATCTTCACCGGTGATTTCAAGTTCGACCACACGCCGGTGGATGGTGAGCACTTTGATATGGCTCGCCTCGCCCATTACGGCGAAAAGGGTGTTCTCTGCTTGTTCAGTGATTCAACGAATGCCGAGGTGCCTGGCTTCTGTCCTCCAGAGCGCTCGGTGTTTCCCAACCTCGACCGCCACATCGCCAATGCCCAGGGTCGGGTGATCGTTACCACCTTCGCGAGCTCAATTCATCGCGTGTCGATGATTCTTGAGCTGGCCATGAAAAATGGCCGGAAGGTCGGACTGTTGGGCCGTTCCATGCTCAACGTGATCGCTAAGGCCCGTGAATTGGGTTACATGCGGGCGCCCGATGAGCTGTTTGTACCGATCAAGCAAATCAATGATGTGCCTGATCGTGAAACGTTGTTGCTGATGACCGGTAGCCAGGGTGAGCCCCTTGCTGCTCTAAGCCGGATCTCCCGCGGAGACCATCCGCAAGTGAAGGTGAAAACCACCGACACGATCATTTTCTCTGCCAGCCCGATCCCGGGTAACACCATTTCTGTGGTGAACACGATCGACAAGCTGATGATGCTTGGCGCCAAAGTTGTCTATGGCAAGGGCGAAGGCATCCACGTGTCTGGCCACGGCTTCCAAGAAGACCAAAAGCTGATGCTGGCTCTCACCAAGCCCAAGTTCTTTGTTCCCGTCCATGGGGAGCACCGGATGCTTGTGCAGCATTCCAAAACGGGCCATTCCATGGGAGTGCCCGTCAACAACACCTTGATTATTGAGAACGGCGATGTGGTGGAACTCACCCCCGACTCATTGAGAAAGGGAGATCCGGTGAAAGCTGGTATCGAACTGCTCGACCAATCCCGAAACGGCATCGTCGATGCCCGCGTTCTGAAGGAACGTCAGCAGTTGGCGGAAGACGGCGTGGTCACGATTCTTTCTGCGATCAGCACCGATGGCGCGATGGTGGCACCGCCTCGGGTGAACCTGCGTGGTGTGGTCACAACGGCGGATGCCCGCAAGATGTCGCTTTGGACTGAGCGAGAAATCACTTGGGTGTTGGAAAATCGCTGGAAGCAGCTTTCTCGCAATACCGGCGGTAATGCCCCTGAAGTGGATTGGATGGGTGTTCAGCGTGAGGTCGAGGTGGGCCTCGGCCGTCGCATGCGTCGTGAACTGCAGGTGGAGCCACTGATTCTTTGCTTGGTCCAGCCAGCCCCCGGTGGAACCCCCACTTACAAAGGCCGAGCCGATGCAGAGCCGGATGATCGCCCTGCCTCCCGTAATCGTGGTGGTGGTGCAGGCCGTGGTGTTGTCCGTCGCAATGGCGCTCCACCAGCGCCGGTGCGTACGAACGGCAGTTCGGTGGCCGCTCCTTCCAAAACTGCTTCCGTTGTGATTTCTTCGGATGTCGCAACGTCCACGGCTGTTGCAACACCTGCTGTGGCGGTTGCTGCGCCTGCAGCCACAACAGCTGTGGCCACCAAGGTGATATCAAAGGCTGAGAAAACTGCTGAGCCCGAGCAGGACATGCCAGCCGGCCGCACTCGCCGCCGTCGTTCAGCTGCGGTTTAGGCCCTGCCACAGTCGCTTCAATCGTGATTAGGGTTTGGCTCGATCCATGGGGATTGAGTCAGACCTTGTTCTGTTTGGAGTGATCGAAACCCTTAACCAGGCTCTTTCAAGGCTTTCCTCGGGGATGAGCAGAGGTAAGGGTTGCTCTTTGTGCGATGGCTCTTCATGTGCAGAGATCACCGGTTCTGAAGTGTCTGGGTTCGAACGAACCGATGGATCGGTTTGTTTTGGCTCAGGTGCTGGTGTCTCCCTGACTTGTGGAGGGGAGTTGACTTTTGTGAGCCATGGCATGGCCGTGGATTGGCTTGGGGCAGACGTAGATACAGGCGGAGTGTTGGTGAGGAAGGGATCTTGCAGCATCGATGGCAACGATCCAGTGGAGGATTCGCCATCGGATGAGGGTGGAGTTGTGGGCTCGTCAACGTTGGCGTTGAACGTTTCTTTTCGAGCGCTTTTGCTGCGTTTGAGGCCTTGTCTTGCCAATTCCGCCAGAGTGTCCTTGGGCTGGCAGTCCAGGGTTAGTTGGTAGTAGTTCGCTGCCTGATCGGGCCGCTGTCGGCCATGCAGTTCGATGTGTCCGAGCAAGAGGGCTACGAAGGCGCGCCAACCGAGAACGGCATCACGCAGTTGATCGTCATCGGCTCTCTCTTCAGTTTCCAGTTGTTTGAGAAGTCCGCTGGCCAGGTGGTGCGCCGTTTTGTAATCCCCTCCGCCATAGGCGTGCTCTGCCGCTTGGTAGGTCTGCTGGAAATCGGCGTCCAAGTCAGAACGTTGATGGTTCTCCTTTGTAATCGGGCCTTAGGTCTTTTCAAGCGGTGAGGCACTGCCTTGGGCTTGATGCCGTTCGTCGCCACCCAGTCCGAAGCAGGCATGCACCACCTGCAGGGCTTGAACACCGTTTTCCTCCGCCACCACACAGCTCGTACGGATCT
The DNA window shown above is from Synechococcus sp. CC9902 and carries:
- a CDS encoding aspartate-semialdehyde dehydrogenase codes for the protein MKATLPNRPLNVAVLGASGAVGQELLLLLEERQFPVGELKLLASARSAGQQQTWNGRHLVVEEVTAEAFQGVDLVLASAGGSVSRQWREAITSAGALMVDNSSAFRMEAEVPLVVPEVNPQAAHGHQGVIANPNCTTILLTLALAPLAAKRALRRVLVSTYQSASGAGARAMDELKDLSRVVLDGGVPNSKVLPYSLAFNLFLHNSPLQDNSYCEEEMKMVNETRKIMDLPDLRFSATCVRVPVLRAHSEAVNIEFEQPFPVDEARQLLAAAPGVELIEDQAVNRFPMPTDVTGRDPVAIGRIRQDISDPNALELWLCGDQIRKGAALNAIQIAELLIQN
- the dapA gene encoding 4-hydroxy-tetrahydrodipicolinate synthase, yielding MTLSASLSPQPFGRIVTAMVTPFDSSGAVDFQLAARLARHLVEQGSDGLLVCGTTGESPTLSWDEQLKLLEAVREAVGSSAQVLAGTGSNSTSEAVKATREAAAVGADGALVVVPYYNKPPQEGLEVHFRAIAEAAPTLPLMLYNIPGRTGCHIEAETVACLMDCPNIVSFKAASGTTEEVTALRLACGSRLAIYSGDDGLTLPMLSVGAVGVVSVASHVAGPQIRAMIDAYVEGEVGAALAQHEQLIPLFKALFATTNPIPVKAALEINGWSVGAPRPPLSSLPEAMRTTLSNTLSALRQT
- a CDS encoding ribonuclease J, with the protein product MAYNARSGKEQEPCLRVIPLGGLHEIGKNTCVFEYGDDLMLVDAGLAFPSDGMHGVNVVLPDTSFLRENQKRIRGMIVTHGHEDHIGGIAHHLKHFNIPVIHGPRLALSMLTGKMDEAGVTDRTTLKTVAPRDVVKVGQHFSVEFIRNTHSMADSFSLAITTPVGTVIFTGDFKFDHTPVDGEHFDMARLAHYGEKGVLCLFSDSTNAEVPGFCPPERSVFPNLDRHIANAQGRVIVTTFASSIHRVSMILELAMKNGRKVGLLGRSMLNVIAKARELGYMRAPDELFVPIKQINDVPDRETLLLMTGSQGEPLAALSRISRGDHPQVKVKTTDTIIFSASPIPGNTISVVNTIDKLMMLGAKVVYGKGEGIHVSGHGFQEDQKLMLALTKPKFFVPVHGEHRMLVQHSKTGHSMGVPVNNTLIIENGDVVELTPDSLRKGDPVKAGIELLDQSRNGIVDARVLKERQQLAEDGVVTILSAISTDGAMVAPPRVNLRGVVTTADARKMSLWTEREITWVLENRWKQLSRNTGGNAPEVDWMGVQREVEVGLGRRMRRELQVEPLILCLVQPAPGGTPTYKGRADAEPDDRPASRNRGGGAGRGVVRRNGAPPAPVRTNGSSVAAPSKTASVVISSDVATSTAVATPAVAVAAPAATTAVATKVISKAEKTAEPEQDMPAGRTRRRRSAAV